Proteins encoded together in one Chitinophaga sp. LS1 window:
- a CDS encoding LytR/AlgR family response regulator transcription factor yields MINCYIIDDEQHAIDLLTGYVQRTPFLKLVGSTTEALDAIKVISNEKVDLVFLDIHMPSISGIDLLKIFNNQTKVVLTTAYSEYAMDGYEHDVVDYLLKPITYQRFLKAAQKTLNMFQTMYVTKGESNEKVEPEVDYLFVKSEHKGKQIKVNFNDIDYIEGLKNYVAFHCDKEKILALLKMKDLEQTLPPRQFARIHNSFIISLNRIVSVDGNQVILRKPDQQTVALPIGITFKQPFFDMIKLNK; encoded by the coding sequence ATGATCAACTGTTATATAATTGACGACGAACAACACGCCATAGACCTGCTAACGGGTTATGTACAACGTACCCCCTTCCTGAAACTGGTAGGTAGTACCACCGAAGCCCTCGATGCGATCAAAGTGATCAGTAATGAAAAAGTAGACCTGGTATTCCTGGATATTCACATGCCCAGCATATCCGGTATCGACCTGCTGAAAATCTTTAACAACCAGACCAAAGTCGTTCTCACCACCGCCTATAGCGAATACGCCATGGACGGTTATGAACACGACGTAGTCGACTACCTCCTCAAACCCATCACCTACCAGCGCTTTCTGAAAGCCGCACAGAAAACACTGAACATGTTCCAAACCATGTATGTGACCAAAGGTGAAAGCAATGAAAAGGTAGAACCCGAAGTAGACTACCTGTTTGTAAAATCAGAACATAAGGGTAAACAGATCAAAGTCAATTTCAACGATATCGATTATATAGAAGGACTGAAAAACTATGTCGCTTTTCATTGTGATAAGGAAAAGATTCTGGCCTTGCTGAAGATGAAAGACCTGGAGCAAACCCTGCCCCCACGGCAGTTCGCCCGAATTCACAACTCCTTCATCATCTCCCTGAACAGGATCGTTTCTGTAGATGGTAACCAGGTCATCCTGCGCAAACCAGATCAGCAAACGGTAGCCCTGCCAATCGGCATTACGTTCAAGCAACCTTTCTTTGATATGATCAAATTAAATAAGTAA
- a CDS encoding outer membrane beta-barrel protein — protein MKQIQLSVLFFCLCSTVRLPAQSLRLSVSGKITDTLSNQNLPFAMVLLLSDTIRQVTQTDKEGNFNFENLKPGSYSLQVKYLGYRDKTTGPFQLSTQSLVLPAIGMLSVSYDLNTHQVTALKPLIEQTADKMIIHVAESPLATGNTLEELLRRSPGVRLDDDGSITLNGKKVMVYVNDRPSYFTAAMLKNLLLSTASNAVDKIELIANPSVKYDAAASAIINIKLKKSGKSGTNGSLNVGGGGGRYGRYTAGGDLNYRNDNVNIYGNYNYQRNEQFYDVHTARILDAEYIDEGNYEVRKKDVHNVNAGISYTINKKNNIGLDLKGNFLGRDRDGIDQTMFHASQSAPFDSLLNMHTLGHANINNYSANLFYQHNFDSTGTQLSINGDYAYYDQRWKDNFNTAYLDTQMKVYQMPYVIRNSSPVSVAIRSVSADFTRPTKIGVFDAGLKTVFVKTDSDIRWEVLDNDTWVNDATKTNHFIYDENVNAGYINYHNQFKKWVLQAGVRVENTHVKGNSITNSSLFTKDYTGVYPGFTLQYKASASQRFGLSVRRSIDRPQYEYVNPFLFFRSKYYYFQGNPALNPQNSTSVELSHSWKQRLFTTLSISRTNDVIAGVYKAGPNKVLITTYQNVTRFDNYNLSVTYSTALTKWWNTMNSVQLYYMHYDYDDITLPKSKPGAYVISNNTFSIPRLFTLELNAIYSSRSNTGLGALTSYFVLNTGVQRNVLKNKGTLKLSVNDIFRGQQFTLASDYQQVNIRQHFLFDSRFAMLSFTYRFGNSKIKPRTERQTGIEKEKKRIQSN, from the coding sequence ATGAAGCAGATACAACTGAGTGTACTATTCTTTTGTCTGTGCAGCACTGTCCGTTTGCCTGCACAGTCACTCAGACTATCCGTTTCAGGCAAAATAACCGATACCCTCAGCAACCAAAATCTGCCATTTGCCATGGTATTATTACTCTCAGATACCATCAGGCAAGTTACCCAGACTGACAAAGAGGGTAATTTCAATTTCGAAAACCTGAAACCGGGTAGCTATAGCCTCCAGGTGAAATACCTTGGCTATCGCGACAAAACGACCGGCCCGTTTCAACTGAGTACCCAATCCCTGGTGCTGCCTGCTATTGGCATGCTATCGGTCTCTTACGATCTGAACACCCACCAGGTGACGGCCCTGAAGCCACTCATTGAGCAAACTGCCGACAAAATGATCATTCATGTAGCCGAGAGTCCACTCGCTACCGGCAATACATTGGAGGAACTCCTCCGCCGATCGCCAGGTGTGAGACTGGACGATGATGGTTCCATTACCCTCAACGGAAAGAAGGTCATGGTTTACGTCAACGATCGTCCGTCTTATTTTACCGCCGCTATGCTCAAAAATCTATTGCTTTCCACTGCTTCCAACGCGGTTGACAAAATAGAACTGATCGCTAACCCGTCTGTAAAATACGATGCCGCCGCTTCGGCTATTATCAACATTAAGTTGAAAAAGTCAGGTAAATCCGGTACCAACGGTAGCCTGAATGTAGGAGGAGGCGGAGGTCGTTACGGTCGTTACACCGCCGGTGGAGACCTGAACTACCGCAATGATAATGTGAACATTTACGGAAACTACAATTACCAGCGAAACGAACAGTTCTACGACGTTCATACAGCCCGTATCCTGGATGCAGAATATATAGATGAGGGAAATTACGAAGTACGCAAAAAGGATGTCCATAATGTCAATGCGGGCATCAGCTATACAATCAATAAAAAAAACAACATAGGCCTGGATCTGAAAGGGAACTTCCTGGGTCGTGACAGAGATGGCATAGACCAGACCATGTTCCACGCCAGTCAGTCAGCCCCTTTTGATTCCCTGCTGAATATGCATACCCTCGGGCATGCCAATATCAATAACTATTCAGCCAACCTGTTTTACCAGCATAACTTTGACAGTACCGGCACCCAGCTCTCCATCAATGGTGACTATGCTTATTACGATCAGCGCTGGAAAGACAATTTCAACACCGCTTACCTGGATACCCAGATGAAGGTGTACCAGATGCCTTATGTGATTCGCAACAGCTCTCCCGTATCTGTGGCCATCCGTTCCGTATCGGCTGATTTTACCCGACCTACTAAGATAGGCGTCTTTGATGCCGGTTTGAAGACCGTCTTTGTAAAAACAGACAGCGACATCCGTTGGGAAGTGCTGGATAATGATACCTGGGTGAACGATGCCACAAAGACTAACCATTTCATCTATGATGAAAATGTCAATGCAGGGTACATCAATTATCATAACCAGTTTAAGAAATGGGTGTTGCAGGCAGGTGTGCGGGTAGAGAACACCCATGTAAAGGGAAACAGTATTACGAATTCAAGTTTGTTCACAAAGGACTATACCGGGGTTTACCCCGGTTTTACCCTGCAATACAAAGCTTCTGCATCGCAGCGGTTTGGTCTGTCTGTAAGAAGGAGTATTGACCGGCCCCAGTATGAATATGTAAATCCGTTCCTGTTCTTCCGGAGCAAGTATTATTACTTCCAGGGCAACCCGGCCCTGAATCCACAGAATAGCACTTCTGTAGAGTTATCACATTCCTGGAAACAGCGGTTATTTACGACACTCAGCATCTCCCGTACCAACGATGTGATTGCCGGTGTGTACAAAGCGGGGCCCAACAAGGTGCTGATTACCACTTATCAAAACGTGACTCGTTTTGATAACTACAATCTGAGCGTTACATATTCGACTGCTTTGACGAAGTGGTGGAATACGATGAACTCCGTTCAGCTCTACTACATGCACTACGATTACGACGACATCACATTGCCAAAGTCAAAACCCGGAGCATATGTGATTTCAAATAATACCTTTAGTATTCCCCGTCTTTTTACGCTGGAGCTGAATGCGATTTATTCATCCAGATCTAATACGGGCCTGGGTGCGCTGACCAGTTATTTTGTGTTGAATACAGGGGTACAAAGAAATGTATTGAAGAACAAAGGAACGCTCAAGCTGAGTGTGAACGATATTTTCAGGGGACAGCAATTTACATTAGCGTCGGATTACCAGCAGGTAAATATCCGCCAGCATTTTTTATTTGACTCCCGCTTTGCGATGCTGAGTTTTACATACCGGTTCGGTAATAGTAAGATAAAGCCAAGAACGGAAAGACAAACGGGTATTGAAAAAGAAAAGAAACGGATTCAATCAAATTAA